Within the Desulfonatronum sp. SC1 genome, the region ACTTTGCACAGCCAGACACTGCTATTGTCATTAATAAAACCAAAATATTTTTTCTCATCCTCAACGCCTTTCAAATTGTAGAAATATAATAGAAACATATAAAGCGCATCTATGGTTTGCCCAAATAACGAAAAGTGTCCAGACCGGTGAATCGGCTTTCCTCGGAGTCCTCGGCATCTTAAGCAAAACGGACGGTTCTCGGCCCCAGAAACCTTGGCTGTTGACAGCCCGGCCCTCAATTGTCCTTGAACACCTCGTCAACATTCTTGGCGTCCAGGATTCGTTCGGCCCAGAGGTCAAGCTGTTCAGGCGTGGCTTTGCGGAGGCGCTCCTGGACGTCCATGTCCGTGATGCTTTTGCCGAAGCGCTTGGTGATTTGGCGCTGGATAATGGCTTGGCGGCCCTCAATGCGACCATCTTGTTTCCACTGCTCAGCTATCGTCATAAT harbors:
- a CDS encoding DUF4351 domain-containing protein: MTIAEQWKQDGRIEGRQAIIQRQITKRFGKSITDMDVQERLRKATPEQLDLWAERILDAKNVDEVFKDN